GGTGCTCCCCAGCAAACCCACATCACTAGGGCAGTAAGATACCTGCTCCATATTGTACATATTGTACATCGTGCACATACCTGTAACGGACGCGTGGATTGCTTCCAAAATAAGACATCTTGATATAGGTCAACCAGATTCACATTCTCGTTAATATGACCACCAATATTCACCTGTACGCCTGCTACTACATTGAACTTGGTGACGTTCGTACGTTTCTTTCCCACCGTCTTGATCAACTTGAACGAGTTGGAAGTTGTTTGTTTCGCTTCGGCACTGGGAGTGTCTACAAGCGAAATTCCGTTTTCAGTTATTTCTATATGTTTACATTCAGGGGACTTAACCGGTAGATGTCTCAGACATTTGAAAGAATCCTTTGTATCCGATTGGCTAATTTCGGTCTTTTCGTAGTTGCTAAAATCTTTTATAATGATTTGCTCTTTTAATCCCTGGGATCCCCTTTGTTTGGCGCCAGTGCCGGGGTCTTGAGGAGTTGAATCTTTTGCTATTAGCGACACCTTTTCATTATTTAGACCCTCAACCAAGGTTGGATCGGCTTTCAACCTGTCCGCCAGTTGGCTGGCAATCTGGTGTATGCTGACAGCGTTTTTCTTGACCCCATCCAAGCGCTCCAGTGGCAACAGATCTAGGTTGAGGATCTTCATAGATGGATAACTGCAAAGACCGTCTGTTATGAAATTCAGGGAGTTGCCGAAACGCACGCTCCCCGATATGGGGCAGGTGCTAGATGTTGGTCGCAGACCGTGAAAGATATTGGTAGCGGTTAACATGTTCAAGCAGTCGAATGAATTGCCACCAACGCCAAAGACTTTGGCGCATAACGATGCTTGAATGTCATTTTGTAGCAACAGGATACCATCACTGTAAAACAATGATACTGGTAAAACGTCTGTCGTCATAGACAAAATCGGTCACCTACCAAAAGTCCTGATAGTATGACAAGGCCATAGTTGTGTTTACAGATTGCATTCCTGACTCCCCATATGTGAAAGGTGCAATAGCTGCCGGCATATGAATGATCTTCGGGAATTGATCCGAAAGAAGCCTAGCGACGTATGCACCTATGCCTGAGCCTGAACCTCCTCCTAAACTCACGAAAGAAACAAAACCTCCAGGAGCATCTGTCTCTTCCATACACTTGCGTATGACTTCGCTAATGCTTTCTTCATGTATGGTAGCGTTAGTGAACCCTCGTGACCAGACATCATGTGAGGCTTCTGGCAAATGTAGAACGTAGTCCTCCTCATACTTCCACCCCCTGGAACTAGAATTTGATGCACCTTTGGCACTATTCCTATTATTATTGATCATGCTGTGTTTTGCGATCTCGCCATGCTGCACCCTGTATAATGCTTCGGATACATCGGTGCCCGTAGCCATTACAATGCTACGAGGGAGGAGGGTCTCCTCTTCCGTTTCCCTTTTCCCCCCGAAGTAGGACATGTCCAAGGCTGTTGCAAACTCGGTTTTAGATTTATGTTCGATGCCCGCCTTGTCACTGGGAGCATCCCTCAATTCTGCAATATAATCTGCGGCATATTGCATAAATGCAGAATGTAAGCCAAGTCCCCCCTGACCGATTGCTATGGTGATTAACGACATATTTAATAATCAATTAAAGATATTAAACTGCTTATTTTCATATACAACAATTTATATTGTGGATGGTATCTGCAGAAAATTTGCACATGGAAAAATTGCAGTGGAAATTGTAATGCTATGGCGTGTATATACTTTTTGTTTTGTCGTAAAACCTATTGGTCTAATTTTATACCATCGTAGTCTACGCGTGAATAACGTTGTCCTTGTGTAGACCGCTATGACCAACAAGGACTGTTTGGTCGGGACAGATATGTACAAGAGGCAAAGATGGCACTTGGTGGAAAATAGAAGGAAAACAATCAGCCAGTCAGAAATCTTCCTACGTGCCGCTCCGCGTGACGAAAGGCATGAAGCCAAGGACACAGTGCAATTCTGCGAATGATCGCCACTTCAGGCGGCATAAAGCATTCGCGATGAAACTAACGTAGCGAAAACCAGACAGACAGGCGATCTACCGACGGACACTTGACGCACTACAAGCACACTTGATACAAATCAATCATGGAAGAGTAGCACACTTGTTGGCGACTCTTGTGAAACGGGGAAAGATCTCCACAACCATCATCTGCGCAGTCCACAGTTTCGCACCCCGCATCGTAACCACCAGGAACCGACGCTGTGCAAAGCAAAGTAGTTATGTTATGCCGATTATATCGCTGTTAattggcggcggtggccagCGCAGCGCCGCTCAGTAGCGCTGGTGGGCACCCTCGCCGTGCACATTCGCGGTGATGACCTTCACGTTCGGAATGTTGATCTTGAGGAAGTGGAGCATGTCCGCAGTGTCCTGGTCGATCTGGATCAGCGGCACGTCCACCTCAGAGTGCTCCGGCACGTAGTCCATGCGGCGCTcgcgctcctcctcctgCAGCTTCAGCGAGATGCCGCGCACGGGGCCCTTCTGGATGCGACGCATCAGGTGGGTGATGAAACCAGCAACCTTGTTGCGCATACGCTTCGACGGGATCTGCGCAACCTCCTCAGCAACCTTCTTGTTGAAGTGGAAGTCAAGACCAAGCTTCGCGTAGTACTTCTCCACGATCTGACGCGCAGCGCGCTTCACGGTCTTCGTACGCACGCGACCCTGCACAAACCATCAGTGCGGTTCAACACGCAAACGACACGCAGACTCGCTGGACCAGGCCGACACGGCAACTCACGCGGCAGGCGAACCTCCACACCGGCCTATACAACACCGACGGCcagcaacacaggcacgcaaGCAATAAAACAGCATACACGACCGACGTAACACGTAATAGCCACTCACCATTTTGACCTTTATACGATAGTACAGACTACGGCACTCGTACCCCTTCTTGTCGCGATATCGTCTTAAAAACTGCGACACAAGCACGCCTCTCGATGCCGCAATGTACAAAAACAATTTGTGCAGCCGCCAACCAGCCGTCGCAGCCCGCTACCCGGCGAAGCTACCGCGTCAAACGACCTGTGGGGACGCGGCGTCCACCAGGGACTCCGGTAGAGTGAGGACTCTAGGCACACTTTCACTACTCCGCATCGATGAATCGGCACGTGTTGTGTAGGAATGTGGTCAGCTGCGCGGGTGACGAGCGATTGGCGGCGAGCGCCCGTAGTGTGCCGGTCTCCGGATGAGGTTTCACGTGACCCGTGACCACCGCGTCTGTATTCCGTGAGGTGTACGTGTTACGCTAGCACATTGAGGCGTGTAAGCCGTGCCTTTTTGTACAGACCACCAGAATCAATGCAATACGCGCCGCGGACCCTAGGCGTGGGATCGTAATGCCGATTAAACCATCGTGTCTTACCGCCTTTTTGTGGGCGCAGTTCCAACGGTGTAAGGTGTTACATATTTTACGTTTCTATAACAGAATTACCGTGCAAGCCGTTGTGTGTCTGGCTTCATTGTAGAAGGCATACGTCTGCCATACTGTATGAGGTGACGGCGTATTCTTCCGGCCGGGTCACCTTTCTCGAACAAATACTAGAGTTCCTTATTATTTAAAGCAGCCACATGAGACTCCTTTTATACCAGATTGCCAACGGCTGCTCCGCTATTGCTGTTGACGTCCGCGTGTCAGGTTCTGCAATTTACATCACATAATGGCGGGGGTATTTTGCGCCCATTTGTTCTTTTAAAGGTGTAGTTGACTAATATGACCATCAAAAGAGGTTGGCGTACTCCTGAATTCGTACTTTCTACGTGCCGTCGCTTTCTGTAGTAATTGAGGCAGCCGGGTTAAATACTGAGCACGGTGGGCCAGCTCCCTGCGAGATATCTTTCACAAACCACCTTACACCAAAACGTGCTCCTAAACAATAAGCAGCAGGCATGAATGGAAATACATGGCACGGCAAAACAATTTCACAACTTTAAAAGAGTGCCTCGTTGCCACGCATATAGGTGGCGATGAGGGTAAAGGCTGTGTTTTTACTCAGCCGTTGACACCGGACAACGACCGGATCGTCGACATACCCCTTTATTCTTATATCCACGAATTCTCAAGGTAACCTTTATTGTCGAGTTATACACGGCACATCAGGAAAACATGCATCACCTGCGCAAACTGTTATCGACCGGTTGGATCAGTGATTGACAACCTGAATCACGTTTTAAAATTGTAACACCACGGGTATCTATTTGTGTAAATAACGCTACAGGGGACATAAAGAGCTCAGCAACCATGCATTGCAATTGTTAGCCTCCCTCGGAACTGTAAGCATCTTGTTACCGTTGGCACTATCCATTGTAGGCTCTGGATTGCAGCAACTTCATGAGctgtgaccaatgtgctgccgTTTTCTGCTCTACCGAGTGCATGGAAGTAATGAGTTATGTCGACGCTTTCGATAATACTTAGGCATCCGGTCCGATACATGCGCTATTATGCGAAAAGATGACTACGCAGGAACGGGCAGATTGGTCGGCTTTTCACAGGTATTTACCAATTGACATCGATTCAAACATTGTCAAGATATTGTATAAAGACGAATGAAAACTTTTATTTCGTGGGTATGTGAAATTACACTGTTCTTCGTACTCTCAGGATTGATTTATGCGACCACGGTTGCTCAAGTCGTATACCATCGCAGCAGTCTGCCGCAACTGGTGAACAATCTATCGGAATACTACGAGGTGCCATGGTGAGTGAATGCAATTTAAGCCGCAGCACTGTGGTGTTGAACCCGTGCGCATACACTCCCCATTATCACTATTTAAGGGCAATCACGGATATGGTTTGCCTTGCCAGTATTCACGCCTCTCCTAACGTACTACATACGATTACAGGCATGTATTACCACCGAGCATCGACGGCGGAGCTCAATCTGAATCTGCGAGGTTAACAAGGTGAGATGACCTTTGGTGATTGTTGAGCTGCGTAGAGCATCGGAAGCATTCAAACTGCTCTCGAAGTCGCTAGATCGCCATGTTAAGCTGATGAGACGTTTTGAGTCCCATCATGCAGACCGATTTTGCAGCTTAGATTATTACTTGCGTCTGCTGGTACGTCTGACCTTTTGTTAACTCTAAACTTCACTACAGAGCAAGGTCACGCTGGTTTCCGTTGAAATAGAGATCGTAAACCCGCTAAACAAGCAGATTCGGGAGTTGTTACAGGATCAGCCGGTGAGGTGCGCCATTGGCGAGGTGTGTCAGACATGTGTTCGCCAATGTTGTGTAGGAATTGGCCGCTGTGAAGCGCATTTTATACGGTAATGTTTCGCTAGAACGGTTTTGATGAACCATCAGGCCTGGATTCCACGTGCCCTGAGGTGTCGGACTGGTGAGTTTGGGCAAGTGCAGCGCAGTTAGACGCTGCAGGGACATCGAGTTGCCTGACCTGCTAGGAGTTGGAATATACGAATCGCTGTCGCGGCTTAATCACTCCTGCAGCCCTAATCTCGAGTTCGAGTATGGATGCGACAATTTGGCCAGGGTTAGACATTGCACCCGTATACGGTGGTAGATCTTCCTCAGGTTCGAGTGCTTCGGCCAGTTTCGGCAGGCGAACAGGCTACGATCGCTTACATCGATGAACAAGCACCATTAGAAGAGCGTCGTAAGGAGCTATGGAACGTTAGTTCCGTACAACTGTCATTCTGATTTGGTGCAGAACTACGGTTTCGTATGTCGCTGTTCCAAGTGCCTGTCAGACGAGGAAGCAGAAAAGACAATAGACCACCATGATGTAGCTCATAATTGATAATACTTTTGCGGCATTTGGGTATAATGTGTGCCGCAACTGCTGTGTTGTCTGTACACATTTAACGCGTAGGGAATCTTCTTAAATACACCACAGCACCCCCAATGAGTGTCCACCAAGCGTGAATACGGCGAAAATGTTTACTAGGCTGTAAAATACATTTCCATCTTACGTTTGCCGGCCTTTGTTGGTCGCATGTGTCTGCCGTTGCGTCCATGCGACGATGAGCCAGACACAGGATCCTGGCGTTTCTTTTGAGACCTTTCTGGACGCACTGGTCGACGAACGCGTGTTAGATTTGAAGTATAATGGCGTGTTGCCAGCTTTGATTGCGAGTCTAAAGCGCAGTTGTTGGTTTTTTGAGTCTACACTGTTTGGTCCCCGGTCTAAGGCGGCGTCCATATTCCTCAAAGCATCATTGCATAAGGAATCCTATCGCAAGTGCGGTGTAGAGCCCATATTCAAGCCCCATGAAACGCAGAAGTACTTGCAGAAGCGCCAGACGATCGTTCACTTCTTCAAGCGCGCGAAAGCGGCACCTCCGGACCAAAAACCAGGGGCTTCAAATAGCATGGATTACCTCAAGAGAACCATGGACTACATGTACAATGTACCGAATGGCGACGGCGAGCATACAGGTGTGTTTCGCTTTAGTGGGTGTGGGTTTATGAGCGTTGTTTCTTTGCGTAATGTGAATGAAAGTTAGCTACAACTATAATTCACGCATACAAACACATGTTCAGATGCGTTTTGTAATCGCATAATAACGGGAGATGAGTTGATGTTTAGTGAATCGGAGGCAGTGACTGGGTCGGATAAATCCGACGCTGACATTGCCGATTCAGATATCGCAGGGAATACCACAGTGGGACCAAATACCGAGTTGTCAAAAGTCAAGTGCGACGATGGGTCCAATGGGGGAACTTCGTGCGTAGAGTCATCTTCGGGACTCGATTATGAGGGTGACATGAGCCAGGATTCCTCTGTTACGGGTGGCACCCAGGAAACGTGGGAGGACTCAGATCTGCTAAAGAAACGCAGAATGGGTCCATCTGACGCATTTGTTGAATgcacaactgcaacacaaaCAGATTATATTCCGAATGCAACTGTTAAAACTTGCACGGAGGCACATATCGGGGGATACAAGGACACGCATCGGTCAACCGATGCGTCATCACCGACGGCGGATTTGAAGAATGATTCAAACTCCGAATCGTGTAACACGTTAGGCCCCAGCTGCCCTGCGGGTGATGCTTCAACGGGTTCCGTCGATGCATCGACTGACAGTGCCGCGGCGGAAAAGTCGGAACGCAGCCACTTTTGCAACTCATCGGTTATTATGTATGGGCGCTCCAATCTGATGGCGCCGTGCTACTATGCCATCAGACACCTACTGTCGAAGCCCATGAGTGAGCTGTTGGCGTACCCGGAACACTTCCGCACTCGTTACACCTTCGTGCTTTGGCAGAATCCTTGCCTTCAGCACCTCTGCGGCCGTGAGGTTCGATTTGCGTATCTGAACAACGAAATCACTGCTGCGAAAGTGATAGAGATTTTGTCGAACAAGAAGAGCAAATGCTGTATTGTGGAGGACATCGACGTTTTACCTgaggagctgcagttggtcATCGCGAAGCATATGCTAAAGCACGACCGCCCGTTTTTCTTCCTCAGCAGCCAAATTAATCGTGTGTCTCCGGTGCTGCGGGGCATCGCATTTAACTTTCGCGTTCCGCCGATGAACGTTGACATGTTGGTTGATAAGGCGCTGTCTCAGCAACTGTGCCCCGGCCTTTTTTTGGGTATGGCTAGAAAAAATATAATTGAGTGCGCTAATCGTGCACGAGATGACGTTGTTGCGCTATATTGCACACTGGTTTCGTTGCAACAGAAGAAAACAGTTTCGTCTAGGCGTGATAGCCTGCCGCTGAGGCGCATAGTCCATTGCATTGCTTTTCAGGAGAAAACAATGCGCACAATCATGTTCATAAAGAATAGCGTTTCGGGACTGGCGTCTGCATACAACCGTGACCCCACTACGTTTTGGTTGGAATTTCTGGACGAGGTGAACGCAGTTGGGCGGGCGGAGCTCTTGAATGTCAGGGAGAAGTTTTACCACCTCATCGCGCAGGTATGTTCGAATTTGCGCTGAATATATATACATAATGTGTTGATCGTGTGCCGATCGCAGAGCAACATGCGGCTTCCACTACCACAGCGTGCAACATGTTGCATCGGCATCAACTGGCCATGATGTCGCAAAAGGGAAGTGACTAATAGAAAGGACCAGTACCCTTTTAAAAGCGATTTTGTTCGGGCAGTGAAGCCTTTATGTGAATGCATCTACATTTTGCTATTGTTTGACATAAATGCAGAAATCGACCCTTCTCGCCAGCATGGGCGACCCTCGTGTCACTCTCGAGTCCACCTTTCTGGAGATGATGGACATGGTCAATGGCACGTGCAAAGCCATTAGATGACGTGTGGCACCAGCTGTGCTACTGCGCCACGTCGCGTGCGAAGTCCTCGTCGTACTCGATCTCCATATGCATCCTGGCTGCACAGCGGTGAACAAGACTCTTAATAGCTTTCCATATAATGCTACAGCACACGCAAGGTGCCCACTCCCCGCTAGTTTCGGGAGACGAATCGTTACACGTGGTCACTTGGGATGGCAAACAAGTATGAGCAAGGGTGGCCGCGTTAGCAGCTGTTTGCGGATGCCAGACCCCCTTCAAATGCCACGAGGGTTCACACGTGCGTTGGCGCTGAAACATACCTCGTGGTCGGCGGCCGTCAACACTCTGCATCTCTGCATCCTTTTCGCTGTGTGCCTCGACTTCCTGCTCGAACTGATAGAGTTCACCGTATGTGCCCTGCCACCAATGGTCGGTATGATAATTTCTCCCACCTTTGAAAGACGGTTAAGCAGCTCCTGCTCAATTGCGTTGTCCAGCCTAGCAGCGATTTCTGCTTTCCTCTCGCGAATGGCCTCGCGTCGCTCCGTCTTCCTCTTGATGGGCGCCACCTTCGTCTTTTGCGAGAGCGCCTCTCTGCGCATCCTCTGTAAAACTTCCCTCCACCGTTTTAGCCTTAACCGGCACTTTTGCGTGAGGTACGCTGCGATTCCAACCTTGGTTGCCTCATTAATCTGCGATAAAGATTCTTTGAGATTCTTGGACAGTTTCAGCCGCTCCCACTGCTCCCGAGGTGTATGGCAGCGTTCCGCAGTCTTCATGCACAGATACAAAGACCCTGCGAAGCCATTTCAAACCATAAAGAGCGCGGAAGCATATACACAGTGTACACTCCGCGACGGTTGCGCCTGGAGATAGTGCAGCCCCCCGTACCAAAAAGCCGGGAACACCAATTGTGGCAGACCTACCTTGGTCTTCAATAACGGTAGCATAGTTGCTGTTTGCAAGCGGACAGCTACCA
This genomic stretch from Babesia bigemina genome assembly Bbig001, chromosome : III harbors:
- a CDS encoding 40S RIBOSOMAL PROTEIN S17, putative, with the protein product MGRVRTKTVKRAARQIVEKYYAKLGLDFHFNKKVAEEVAQIPSKRMRNKVAGFITHLMRRIQKGPVRGISLKLQEEERERRMDYVPEHSEVDVPLIQIDQDTADMLHFLKINIPNVKVITANVHGEGAHQRY
- a CDS encoding SET AND MYND DOMAIN CONTAINING, putative, yielding MRRFESHHADRFCSLDYYLRLLSKVTLVSVEIEIVNPLNKQIRELLQDQPVRCAIGENGFDEPSGLDSTCPEVSDWDIELPDLLGVGIYESLSRLNHSCSPNLEFEYGCDNLARVRVLRPVSAGEQATIAYIDEQAPLEERRKELWNNYGFVCRCSKCLSDEEAEKTIDHHDDPGVSFETFLDALVDERVLDLKYNGVLPALIASLKRSCWFFESTLFGPRSKAASIFLKASLHKESYRKCGVEPIFKPHETQKYLQKRQTIVHFFKRAKAAPPDQKPGASNSMDYLKRTMDYMYNVPNGDGEHTDAFCNRIITGDELMFSESEAVTGSDKSDADIADSDIAGNTTVGPNTELSKVKCDDGSNGGTSCVESSSGLDYEGDMSQDSSVTGGTQETWEDSDLLKKRRMGPSDAFVECTTATQTDYIPNATVKTCTEAHIGGYKDTHRSTDASSPTADLKNDSNSESCNTLGPSCPAGDASTGSVDASTDSAAAEKSERSHFCNSSVIMYGRSNLMAPCYYAIRHLLSKPMSELLAYPEHFRTRYTFVLWQNPCLQHLCGREVRFAYLNNEITAAKVIEILSNKKSKCCIVEDIDVLPEELQLVIAKHMLKHDRPFFFLSSQINRVSPVLRGIAFNFRVPPMNVDMLVDKALSQQLCPGLFLGMARKNIIECANRARDDVVALYCTLVSLQQKKTVSSRRDSLPLRRIVHCIAFQEKTMRTIMFIKNSVSGLASAYNRDPTTFWLEFLDEVNAVGRAELLNVREKFYHLIAQKSTLLASMGDPRVTLESTFLEMMDMVNGTCKAIR
- a CDS encoding Mak16 family protein, putative, translated to MSDDVVWQLIKDDFCAYRKWLNWRSTDTTSFCTNAYNVTGLCNRGSCPLANSNYATVIEDQGSLYLCMKTAERCHTPREQWERLKLSKNLKESLSQINEATKVGIAAYLTQKCRLRLKRWREVLQRMRREALSQKTKVAPIKRKTERREAIRERKAEIAARLDNAIEQELLNPKRMQRCRVLTAADHEVCFSANAPRMHMEIEYDEDFARDVAQ